TATTATCCTGTCTTGCCTTCCAACCCCCCCTTACCTGAGCAGCGGGTGTGTCCGTCGGCGGGCTCGTACCCGGGCAGACAGCCACAGGACGTAGTGGGCTGGCCCACCCATTGGCCGTCCTCTCCACAAAAGAGTTTAGGTGGGCGTGGCCGGGGCCCCTGCTGGGCAGCGTTGTCCACACACACCCCCTGGGCCTCCTGCACCAGGGTGCGGGGCACGGTCTCAGGGAAGGAGGACAGGGAGCTGGCCAGGGCGGGACACTTCTTAAAGAACACCCTGACAGACAGCAGGGCCATGCAGGCTCCCTGGGCCTGGAAGGCCAGGTAGAAGCCCCTCTTAGACAGAGGCCCCAGCCGCAGGGTCTTCACATTGAACTTACGCTCCCCGCCCTTCCTCAGCAGGAAGTCTGCAGCCACTGTGTCCACCTACAGGATGACAGGAGGGAGAGGCATACGGTCAACACAAACACAGGAAGTAATATCTCTACATAGAATTCAACATCCCAAAAGTCTACTTGAAGAGCTCCCATTCCAGTGGGTCCGTGTGTGTTCAGTGTAGGTGTTGTCCATCCAGGGCAGCTGTGTATGTCAGCATGTGTACAGCTGTTGACCGTGATGTATGGGTTCTCTCCATCGAGGAGGGTTTTGTTGTTgactgttgatgtgtgtgtgtgtgtacagtagctGTGTACCTTGGTATAGGGGTTCTCCATCCAGGATGGGTGAGTGGGTGTAGCCTCGTCGGTGTCGGCCTGGTAGTAGAAGAGGTTGAAGGTCTCCTTGCAGCTGCGGTGGTGTGTGACTCTGGATGAACACTCGATCATGGTGAAGCGCAGCTCCACGTACACCTGGGACGCTCCCCGCCGCTGGATCAGCCCGCTGCGCAGCCAATGGCTGGAGGCGCCGTCCATCTGGCAAATCTGATAGGTCCTCACACTGTTGTTCTCCTCGTCCAGACCACTCACCTCCTCCCACTGAGACAGAGGGCGGGAAGTGAGGAGCAGAGATGGTTAGATAGCAATACCATCAATGAAACATCATTATATAGTAGGTATACAGGGTATAAAGAGAGTTCAAAGGTAGGAGGATGGACCCAGGATTGGATGGACCCaaggtctacagagagagagagagagagagagagtgagagagagtggctctcaagagaagacaggctatgtgcacactgcccacaaaatgagatggaaactgaactgcacctttaacctcctgccaaatgtatgaccatatgagagacacatacagttgaagtgggaagtttacatacacttaggttggagtcattaaaacttgtttttcaacaactccacaaatttcttgttaacaaactatagttttggcaagtcggttatgaaatctactttgtgcatgacacaagtaatttttctaacaattgtttacagacagattatttcacttataattcactgtatcataattccagtgggccataagtttacatagactatgttgactatgcctttaaacagcttgg
This region of Salmo trutta unplaced genomic scaffold, fSalTru1.1, whole genome shotgun sequence genomic DNA includes:
- the LOC115189913 gene encoding ephrin type-B receptor 4 (The sequence of the model RefSeq protein was modified relative to this genomic sequence to represent the inferred CDS: added 383 bases not found in genome assembly) — protein: MEFISSRIAPLWLVLLECLLLSTAEEEVLMNTKTETSDLRWTVYSHDNPQWEEVSGLDEENNSVRTYQICQMDGASSHWLRSGLIQRRGASQVYVELRFTMIECSSRVTHHRSCKETFNLFYYQADTDEATPTHPSWMENPYTKVDTVAADFLLRKGGERKFNVKTLRLGPLSKRGFYLAFQAQGACMALLSVRVFFKKCPALASSLSSFPETVPRTLVQEAQGVCVDNAAQQGPRPRPPKLFCGEDGQWVGQPTTSCGCLPGYEPADGHTRCSACSVGQFRSGSGSQCQACPGFSHAVVTGSPVCQCRPGYLRADSDTPDTPCTRPPSAPRSIVTQINDTTVTLEWSEPMDSGGRTDLSYTVECSLCGSPRGLCSPCGDSVSYRPSQRGLLGRRVVVWGLM